From the Chloroflexus aurantiacus J-10-fl genome, one window contains:
- a CDS encoding transposase has product MWSTTDAPCRCAGWLLRAAKVFSPEATHCALLSQVQPLIPPGTSVTFLGDGEFDGIDLQEQLRQAHWHYVCRTASNILLSAGGDAFHVADLGPARGEVLALTPAWMTKKQYGPISIPAVWEQQYEQPIYLVTNMLDLDTALKSYRKRGHIETFFSDQKSRGFHIHKSHLSDPARLSRLLIAACLAYVWLVYLGVCALRDGWMQQLHRVHRCDLSLFRLGMRLLARCLKEYIPIPEGLIVPAILPAARIQTPNKKAA; this is encoded by the coding sequence GTGTGGTCTACCACGGACGCGCCTTGCCGCTGTGCTGGGTGGTTGTTGCGGGCAGCAAAGGTCTTTTCCCCTGAGGCCACTCACTGTGCATTGCTCTCTCAGGTCCAGCCGCTCATCCCGCCCGGCACTAGCGTCACCTTCTTGGGCGATGGTGAGTTTGACGGCATCGATCTGCAAGAGCAGCTGCGCCAGGCGCACTGGCACTACGTCTGCCGCACGGCCTCCAACATCTTGCTCTCGGCTGGCGGCGATGCCTTTCATGTTGCCGATCTGGGGCCAGCGCGCGGCGAGGTGCTGGCGCTCACTCCGGCCTGGATGACCAAGAAGCAGTATGGGCCGATCAGCATCCCGGCCGTCTGGGAGCAGCAGTATGAGCAGCCGATCTATCTGGTCACCAACATGCTCGACCTGGATACTGCGCTCAAGTCATATCGCAAACGTGGGCACATTGAAACGTTCTTCTCCGACCAGAAAAGCCGCGGCTTCCACATCCACAAAAGCCATCTCAGCGACCCAGCTCGCTTGAGCCGTTTGTTGATTGCCGCATGCCTGGCGTATGTGTGGCTGGTGTACCTGGGCGTGTGCGCGCTGCGGGATGGCTGGATGCAACAGCTCCATCGAGTGCATCGGTGTGACCTGAGCCTGTTTCGGCTGGGAATGCGCTTGCTGGCGCGCTGTCTCAAAGAGTATATCCCAATCCCTGAGGGCTTGATAGTTCCAGCAATCTTGCCGGCTGCACGCATCCAGACACCGAACAAGAAGGCAGCCTAG
- a CDS encoding suppressor of fused domain protein, with protein sequence MNEKSLGLCYFDHFVLHLGANPIDHHVFCPEDEKASCIQILTFDNIFSGCRAFCSLGLSLYEEAIANLAEVILPISGGWESIPFVLANTLFYIIKNRLILRRGTVIGGISNIAPEFAQRFGKQAIYFAQPFGFPEGFGELVCDSRPGRVYLACLISQSEYLYRKEKGTDQFEELLEERGVDVFDIERPSCI encoded by the coding sequence ATGAATGAGAAGTCATTGGGCTTATGCTATTTTGACCATTTCGTTCTTCACCTGGGTGCAAATCCCATCGATCACCATGTATTTTGTCCGGAAGATGAGAAGGCAAGCTGCATACAAATCTTAACCTTCGACAACATCTTTTCGGGTTGCCGTGCATTTTGCTCTCTCGGATTATCCCTGTATGAAGAGGCCATTGCCAATTTGGCAGAGGTAATCTTGCCGATAAGTGGCGGTTGGGAATCTATTCCTTTTGTGTTGGCTAATACGCTGTTCTATATAATTAAGAATCGGTTAATATTGCGCAGGGGAACAGTAATAGGTGGCATTAGCAATATTGCTCCCGAATTCGCGCAACGATTTGGTAAACAAGCAATCTACTTTGCCCAACCATTTGGATTTCCCGAAGGCTTTGGAGAGCTAGTTTGCGACTCGAGACCTGGACGGGTCTACCTGGCGTGTTTGATCTCACAATCCGAGTATCTGTATCGTAAAGAAAAGGGTACCGACCAGTTTGAGGAGTTACTTGAAGAACGAGGAGTTGATGTTTTCGACATAGAAAGACCTTCTTGCATCTGA
- a CDS encoding GH-E family nuclease — MICPTCGRTMTKPDLDHTPPWRDRVARMFGWTRKQVLDEYNDVTKLRAQCPSCNRSRKFEQGASYE; from the coding sequence ATGATCTGTCCGACTTGCGGACGAACAATGACGAAACCAGATCTGGACCACACCCCACCTTGGAGAGATAGAGTTGCAAGAATGTTCGGTTGGACACGTAAGCAGGTGCTAGATGAATACAATGACGTCACAAAATTGAGGGCTCAATGTCCATCCTGCAATCGCAGTAGGAAGTTTGAACAAGGAGCATCGTATGAATGA
- a CDS encoding colicin immunity domain-containing protein encodes MTLTEYKRLIEAFLTHEISAAEFEERYMAAFLAEPGGMDKELFLILDALFAAVDCYWPGCAPGEETPFEISEEQLRREARDALARLEQLAARQAPPPQSED; translated from the coding sequence ATGACCCTGACGGAATATAAGCGCCTGATCGAAGCCTTTCTCACGCACGAGATCTCTGCAGCAGAGTTCGAGGAACGGTACATGGCGGCTTTCCTAGCCGAACCGGGAGGTATGGACAAAGAACTGTTCTTGATCCTGGATGCCCTCTTCGCGGCAGTCGACTGCTACTGGCCTGGCTGTGCTCCAGGCGAGGAAACTCCGTTCGAGATCTCCGAGGAGCAGTTGCGCCGCGAAGCCCGTGACGCGTTGGCCCGCCTGGAGCAGCTCGCCGCTCGCCAGGCGCCGCCGCCACAGTCAGAAGACTAG
- a CDS encoding colicin D domain-containing protein, producing MPTAPTTQVIRGTYRGQDVIHYYDSATGLNVMTDLNGTFLSGWKLSPEQIQHLTTTGSLGGG from the coding sequence GTGCCGACGGCTCCAACAACCCAGGTCATTCGCGGCACCTATCGTGGTCAAGACGTGATCCATTACTACGACTCTGCCACAGGATTGAATGTCATGACCGATCTCAACGGCACGTTTCTTAGCGGGTGGAAGCTCAGCCCGGAACAGATCCAGCATCTGACGACCACTGGCTCACTTGGCGGAGGATAG